A genomic stretch from Bacteroidetes Order II. bacterium includes:
- a CDS encoding MoaD/ThiS family protein encodes MQIQVLFFSVLKDQIGHNQLNIMLAEGASGADLLDMLETEFPPIRSFRPFIRLGVNQSFCSEEEILKAGDQVALITPVSGG; translated from the coding sequence ATGCAAATTCAGGTATTGTTTTTTAGTGTTCTAAAGGATCAGATTGGTCACAACCAGCTAAACATCATGTTGGCAGAAGGCGCATCTGGAGCTGATTTATTGGATATGCTGGAAACTGAATTTCCGCCAATTAGGTCATTTCGCCCATTTATTCGGCTTGGCGTCAACCAATCCTTTTGTTCAGAGGAAGAGATTTTAAAAGCTGGCGACCAAGTCGCCTTGATTACACCTGTTAGCGGAGGGTAA
- a CDS encoding redoxin domain-containing protein, giving the protein MIATGQKAPEISLFSNEKKEVRIADFQGKKHVLLLFFPQAFTGVCTNELNLVNNELEEYDEKDVQVIGISTDSPFTLAEYAKVNALKFPLLSDHDAVIGDAFGIKYPTGGFALGMSRVSKRSAFILDKEGVVQYAEVLENAGHLPNFEAIKACINSL; this is encoded by the coding sequence ATGATAGCTACAGGACAAAAAGCCCCTGAAATTTCGCTTTTCTCTAATGAGAAAAAAGAAGTTCGCATAGCGGATTTTCAGGGTAAAAAGCATGTACTGCTCCTTTTTTTTCCACAGGCTTTTACCGGAGTCTGCACCAACGAACTGAATTTGGTGAACAACGAGTTAGAAGAATATGATGAGAAAGACGTTCAGGTTATTGGGATTTCAACAGATTCTCCGTTTACGCTCGCCGAATATGCCAAAGTGAATGCACTAAAATTCCCTCTACTTAGTGATCATGATGCCGTTATTGGTGATGCCTTTGGGATTAAATATCCGACAGGAGGTTTTGCACTCGGGATGAGCCGGGTGTCCAAACGTTCCGCTTTTATTTTGGACAAAGAGGGAGTTGTTCAGTATGCCGAAGTCCTTGAAAATGCAGGGCATCTCCCTAATTTTGAAGCCATTAAGGCTTGTATAAATAGTCTCTAA